TCACGATCACCTTGTCGTTCTCCCTCGGCAATTTCGAATATCTCTTTTGGCGTTTTTTCTGATTCATCTCCCGAAAGTTCGCGATATACTCTTTTCACAGCGCGGATGCTTACACTCTCTTCAATAATGTATTTCGGATATTCCGGATTGCGGAAACACCATACATCTCCACCGGCGCCATTGTCACCCAGAAGTAGCTTTCCGTCAATCACTACACCGGCACCAAATCCTGTGCCCAGGGTGATGCCCAGAATATTTTCATATCTCTTCTTACTTCCCGAAATTTCCAGTTTTGAATTGATCAAAGGTAATGCTCCGGTCAGGGCTTCTCCGTAAGCAAACAGATTTCCGTCATTATTGATAAATACCGGAATGCCGAATTTATCTTCCAGAAAAGGACCTAATGCGATTCCACCCCTGAATGAAGGGAGATTTGGAAGATCGCCAATGATGCCTTCTTTATAATTGGCAGGGCCAGGGAAAGCGAAACTTATCGCGATAGGTGCGTGGCTCAATTGTGATTTAACTTCAGTGAATCCTGTCACCAAACTTTGCAGGCATTTATCCAGATTATCCGCATTAGAGGGAAGAATGATTGGATTGATTATTTCCATTCCTCCACAAATAGCCGAGAAAACAAAATTTGTTCCACCGGCGTCCAGTGTCATAACCACGCGTTTGTCATCTTTATACATTCTTCAATTCTCCTATTCTTTAAATCGTATATAGGCCTTCAAAGTGCCACAATAATTCCCTTTTGATTGTCCGTGAGGACGAATGCTGTATTTGCCCACACAGGCCGGAACAATAAATGTTTCTGCATAATGAACAATGAAAGGTTCAAACTGGTTGTCAGGGCTTTCAACAATCAGTTCGTCTCCTTTTATAACATTTATCACATTAACCCCGTTATGCGTATCGTGCTCTACTTTTTCAGTAAACCAATGGCGCCTTGTTTCTATGAATTCATTCTCATGAAGTCCGGTTCTCTCTTCACTCCATCCTTCGCCGGTTGCAATTTGAGTCACAATATTTATAAGGTTTTCTTTCACAAACTCTGTCTGTCTTTCCCATTGAATGACTTGCGAACCATGTGTAATGTTTATGGGACGAGGAATTCCGTCGAGTCCTAAGCGTCCCCAATCCCACAGTTTAAAGGTAAAGATACTTGGTGTTGCGCTTATTTCCAACACCATTGCCCCAGCTCCCGAACAATGAATTGTTCCGGCAGGAATCAAATAATGATCATGGGCTTTAGCCTCCCATTTGTTTACGTATCTTTCAACATCAAAATCTTTTCCGGTCTCTTGTGCTTCATTGAGCGCTGTTATCATCTCTTCAGGATCGACCCCGGTTTTTAGTCCTAGATAAACAGTTGCCCCTTCATCGGCATCTAATAGATAGTAGCTTTCATCCTGGGTATATTCCATTCCAAAAGTGTCACGAATATATTGAGTGGTAGGATGCACCTGAAGGCTTAAATTCCCTCCTCCCATTGTATCTAGAAAGTCGAAACGTATAGGAAAATCCTGTCCGAATCTGGCTTCCACGGGGGCACCAAGTAAATTCCGTGTTTGATAAAAGACCAGGTTGTTGGAAGGCGTCTCGAATAGTTCACCATTCACCTTCAGATATAAACTGTTTTCTTCGGGTACGCAATCAAAGCACCATCCATAGTTTGCCTGATTCTTATCAAGACCGCAAACCTCTTTCATCCACTGCCCACCCCAAGGAGCGGGGTCGAAGAAGGGAACCACTCTAAATGGTTTATGAGCTGTCTTTTGCAAACCATTCTTCATGGTTTCGGCATCAATCATTTTTGGTTCGTCAGCCTTGTTGGTGTCAAGCCAGTAATCAATACGCCCGAATAGTTGCTTTTTTAGTTTATCGCAAATGTTCCAATCAATAAAATATCCACGTTTGTAGTGAGAGGATGGTTCTTCTTCCCTGTTATTAACACCCAATCCATCAATCTCTTTCCTTCGTGAGCGCATTTGTATTTCCCAGCGTGCCATATCGGCATAAATCAATATGTCCGCATCTTTTGCCACTTCAATGGCTCCATGACCATATACTATGATTATACCTTTTTGATCTTTCAGGTATGTTTGGATCACTTCTACTTTATTACTGTCTAAATAATCGTCATACGACAGGAAGTCTGTCTTATAGCCAAACAAACGGTCGTCTGTCAGAAAACGATGTGTCAATTGTTTGATTTGATCCTCCGATTTAAATAAGTCTCTGGTATCAACAAAAAGAGCCGCCCCCAAAGTCAGCAGAGCACTGGTGAGTTCGTGATGTAAAACACCTTGATAGCATTCCACCACGATAAGAGATCTCTCATCGGTAATCTTTGCATTTGCTTTATTCTTAATTTCCTTAAGAATTTCATCCCATCCTTTCCATATATTACCATGAATGGAAGTGGATGGAAATTTATCATAATTTGCTTTTCTCACTATAATTGTTTTATCTATTATTTAGTTTTATTACCCCTTGTTTCCACCTATATCTTCCCACAATCTGGATAAGCCATGTTTCTTTTATGAAGAAGATTGCATCAGGAAACCAAACACAGGAAACGAATTCTTTTTGTACTATTTGTATTTTCAGACAAAAATATTTCATTTCAGTTGTATATACCATTACTTTTGCAGTGATTTACTTATACTATCTTACGATTTACTGATATGACAAAAATGAAAGAAGGTTTTAAAGGAGAAAGATTGGTTTCGTTGCCAGAAGAGATACTTAATAACTACAAGAAGATTCCATTGATAAGCAATCTCTATATTCGTAAAATAGGATTCTTTCCTCATGTGAAATATCATCATATTCAAAAAGATAGAGGGTGCGATTATGCAATGCTTATATATTGCACAAAAGGCAAAGGATGGTATAAAATTCTAGGAAAAGAGTATATAGTAAATCAGAATCAATACATAATAATTCCTCCCGGAATACCTTATTCCTTTGGAGCCGACGAGATGGATCCATGGACTATTTATTGGTTGCATTTTCAAGGCAAACTGCAAGATCAGTTTTTTCCATCTTCGCCACATCCGGTTACAATAGTTGCCAACGAGCATTCCAGATTGCAAGAAAGACTGAGCTTGTTTGAAGAATTATACAGCAGCTTCTCGATGGGATATATTAAGGAATATATGATTTATTCTTCGATGTGCCTTTATCAGTTTCTGGCATCGTTTGTTTATATCGAACAATACAGACATATTGCTACCCCATCACAGAAAACAGATTCTTTCTCTGCCCAGGTTATCCATTATATGAATGAATATATTCATCAAAAACTGACTCTTAAACAACTTGCCGGTTATTTTAAATATTCTACCTCTCACTTTTCAATGCTTTTCCAGAAAGAAACAGGGGTTTCTCCTATGGAGTATTTTATTCACCTGAAAATACAAAAAGCATGTGAGTGTATAGAGTTGACCCCTTTAAAGCTTAATGAGATTTCTGTTAAGTTGGGTTTTGAAGAACCTGCCTATTTCTCGCGTATATTCACTAAAATAATGGGAATGTCTCCAACGGAATATAGGAAAAGGAACCGATGATATAAGGTTGTCCTGTTCTGAATAGAGTATATTAAGGATGGTTTGTTATTAAAAATGATATTATTTATGCAATAATATTAAGATTTCAGACTCAACAATGCATCCGCTTTAGCTTATAAAATCCGATTTTTTTGTGATCTATTATTGATACATAATTTTTAATGTATAAACCCTGAACATCTGGATGTTAATTTTTCATTTACTATAAATAAACCTGATGTATCTTTTGGAAGTATAAGAAAAACAATTACCTTTGCATGCAGAGTTGTTGAAAAAATATGTAAATATTATAGAATATGTACATTCTATAATATAACTTAATGATAATATATTGCTACAAACGATTGTACTTGATAGTTTGTTGTCAATAACTTAATTTTATTTGTACCTTCTTGCTACAAATCTAAAACTATAGACAAGTAAAGATTAATAAGCCACTTGAATTAACTTGGCTTAACCGATAAGATAAGACCAAAACGAGTAATACATTTGAATAAATTGCTAGCCAGGAATGAACATTCTGGTGTTACTTCGTATATAGCCGCTCAAAATAAATCGACTGAATTATTTTATATATATATCTATATCTCATGAACAAGCACAATAATATAGAATCCTTTATCTCCGGAAATATGGGCGCCTTTGAATCGCTTTATAATACGTATGTAGGAAAGATATTCAATTATATAAATTCTTTTATTTATGATCCGGACATAGCGAAAGATATCACCCAAAATACTTTTCTTCAATTATGGGATTCGAGATCAAATCTAGATCCAAACGGTAATATTGAAGGTTATATATACTCTATTTCTCGAAATTTATTGTTTCGAGAAATTCGTCGTTTAAATATTCACATGAATTACGCTATCCATGTTCAAGAAGAAATGAAAGAAGAAGAAGAGTCGGGAATTGAAGAAAAAATTTCGCGCGACATGATTGAAGAACAGATTCTTTCATTGCTAGCTGAACTTCCGGAGTCACGGCGCAGAATATTTATGATGAGATGGAGTAATGGGCTTTCAAACAAGGAAATAGCTGAAAAATTATCCATTTCCGAGAAAACTGTTTCTACCCAAATTCATCGTACCGTTATCTTCTTAAAATCCAAAATCGGTTCAGCACTTATGACCGTTATTTCAATATCTTCTATAAATCTCTAAAATATTTCATTTTATTGTAATCCTTTTCTGGGGGTTGTGGATATATACTATAAACAATTCCTAAAAATATGGCAATAAAACGTATAAAACATTTAATTGTAAATTTGCTTAGAGGTTCATCTTCTGTTGCAGAACGTGCCGAAATGGCAAAATGGATGAGTTCCGAAGAAGCCGAACGCGATAGTAAGGAGGCATGGGAAAGTGCCTCTGAGGAAATTGACAGTTCTCTTAAAAATAAGATATGGGATGATATACGATTGAAGATAAATGATGCACATTCCAGACCAACTTCAACTAGGCATATAGGCAGACACAGAATTTATTCTATTACAAAAGTTGCTGCTTTTATTGCAGTTATCCTATGTTCAACCTTTGCTGCTCGCTACTTGTATGACAATATATTAGGATATGATGCCAACGCAGCTGACAATCGCTATACCTTTGAGGTTGAGTCGGGACAAAAAGGAAGTATTCAATTGGCCGATGGTACTGTGGTTTATCTCAATGCTGCATCCAAAATATCATATGCGGGCAACTATAATTCTAAAAATCGAGTTGTAAAACTCGATGGGGAAGCTTATTTTAAGGTTGCAAAAAATCCAGATAAAAAATTCATTGTTACATGTAACGGAGTAGATATTGAAGCTTTAGGTACCGAATTCAACGTAAAGGCATATTCTACTGACAGTCTTATTACAACCACTCTTGCCAAAGGAAAAGTTAAAGTTTCAAACAAAGAACACAGTGTGACACTTCTCCCTCTAGGTGTTGCTACCTATAATATGAAACAGCAAACGATCATAAAATCTACTATTGATAATATTGCAATTGCCGATTTTTGGAGATCAGGACAACTCGTATTCGAATCTGTTCCCTTGTCTTCTATCGCTCAAACCATCGAAAGGATGTACAACGTAAAGGTTTATATTAAAGATGTAAAATTGAAAAATATGAAATTTACCGGTACCATTCGGAATAACTCACTGAATAATGTTCTGGAAGTTATAAGCCAGAGTTATCCGATTATGTATACTACAAATGATTCTGTAATAACTATTTCAGCTCAAAAGAACAACATAAATATTAATAAAACAAAAATGTAAACTGCAAATAATTAAGCCTATGAAAAAGAATAGTTTAAAAGTACTTAAGCTATTATGCCTATCAGTACTATTACTTATAACCTACCCGGTCAACGCCCAACATTCAGTAAGTATTCAGGATAAAACGATTGTCCAGGCAATTAAAATAATTGAAAGGAATACTGGTTATAAGTTCTTTTACGCAGATAATTTACCCGATTTTACTAAGAAAGTTAACTTTAAAGTGGATGATAAGCCCATTGAAACAATACTTTATCATCTCTTCAAGAATACAGGGATTACCTATGTTATCAAAAGTCAAAAACAAATTATCTTATCGGAAAAAACCTCCCAGACTTCAATGGATAAACCATTATCCGGTCAATCAAACCAAAGTTTTACAATCAGGGGGAAAGTTAAGGGAAATGACGGAGAAGAATTGATAGGAGTTCCCATAATGTCCGATGACGGCACTGTAGGAACTACTACTGACATTAATGGTAATTATGAATTGCATTTAACAAGCCCAACCACATTAACCTGTAAATATATAGGTTATACCTCGGTGAAAATTAAAGTGAATAAATCAGAAGTAAGGAATATTACTTTGAAGAGTTCTGATGTTCTTCTTAATGACGTAGTAGTTGTAGGATACGGAACACAAAAAAAAATAAACCTTACTGGGTCAGTGCAGAGTATAAATAGTGAGGATATTCTCAGACGTAGTGTTGCCACCGGTTCAGCCGCATTACAAGGTGTTGTTCCCGGACTTACTGCTATTCAAGCATCCGGACAGCCTGGAGCAGACAACGCTTCTATCAAAATTAGAGGGTTGGGATCACTTAATTCAGCAACTTCTCCGCTGGTCTTAATAGATGGAGTAGAAGGTGATATGGATCGTATCGATTTGAATTCAGTTGAGTCGATCACTGTACTGAAAGATGCGGCTTCAGCCTCTATATATGGTTCACGGGCGTCAAACGGGGTGATACTAGTAACCACAAAAAGAGGTTTAGAAGGAAAAGTAAAAATGTCATTTAATAGCTATATGGGATATAACAAACCTACCACATTGCCTACGCCCACAAGTGCTATTGAATACATGCAGGCTGTGGATGTGGCACGTGCCAATGCGAATCAGGATCCATTATATACCCAGACAATCGAGACATATAAAAATGGGGGAGTCGATAATATCAACTATTACGATACGGACTGGCGAAAAGAAGTGATTAAGAAACAGGCATTAATAGAGAATTATTCGCTTAGTATTAGTGGCGGTAATGATATAACAAAGCTTTTTGCTTCAGCAGGATATTATGCACAAGATGGATTGATTGATAATAACAAGTTTACGAGAACTTCTATGCGTGTAAACACAGATACTAAGGTTAACAAATGGATGAAGCTTGGAGTGGATGTGGGAATACGACAATCCACAGCAAAATCTCCTGTAATGGATACGCCTGCCAATATTATAGGTAAGGCGTTGACTATGACGCCTATCATGTCGGGCATCAATGCCGATGGCACATGGGGGTATGGTATTAACGGAACAAATCCTATTGCTATGGTACAAAGTGGATGCGTAAGTAATAGTACAGCTCCCGAATATTCGGCAAGAACAACTTTGTCAATTGATCCTTTCGACGGCTTCAATATCTTTGGAGCATATACATGGAAACGTTCAGACAGTGAAACAAATGCATTTGTAAAACCTTATCAAGTTTTTGAAAATGGTGTATCAAAAGGAGAATTTCCAACAACAGGATCATCGAAATCAGAACAAAGGTCAAAGGCAGTCAATAAACAATATAACTTACAAGGTACTTATGAAAAGACTTTTCGTAAAAATTACTTAAAAGCTTTACTTGGTTTTCAAAGTGAAGAATTGGATTACAATTATCTGATTGCTGGACGTAAGAATTTTTACTATGATGGATACGAAGAGCTGGTAAACGGTGATATCAGTACTGCCACAAATTCAAGTTCAAAGTATGGATGGTCAATGTTATCCTATTTTTTTCGGGTAAACTACGCATTTGCCGACAAGTATCTATTTGAGGTTAACGGTCGTTACGATGGCACTTCAAGATTCAAGAAACCGCATCGTTGGGGCTTCTTTCCTTCGGTATCCGCCGGATGGAGAATTTCGGAAGAGAAATTTTTTGAAGAGGCAAAAAAGGTGGTGAGTAATCTAAAACTTAGGGCATCTTATGGAGAATTAGGTAATCAGGCCATTAACGGTTATTATCCTTATGCGTCGTCCATAGGAAGCTCTACGAGCTATGGATATTGGTTTGATAAAAGTTTGGCATCAGGTGTTGCACAGATTCAATTGGCAAACAAAGCGATTACATGGGAAAAATCAAAGCAAATTAATGTAGGTATTGATCTTGGCTTATTCGGAAATAATCTGAATGCGACTTTCGATTATTACAGAAAAGACATAACTAACATGCTTCAGCAATTCCCCGTTCCATTATTTGTCGGGATAACCGCTCCCTGGGAAAATGCGGGTTCAATGAGAAATAATGGTTGGGAACTTTCGCTATCATGGCAGGATCATATCGGAAATATGAACTACTATATCAAAGGAAATCTTTCTGATGTAAAGAATAAAGTGATTGATTTATATGGAAAAGAGTACGTAGGATCTACAACGGTAACAAGGGAAGGCGAACAATATAATTCATGGTACGGGTATATTGCTGACGGCTATTTTCAAACTCGGGAGGAAATAAATAGTTCTCCTGTATATGGGGGTAATCCCAACAATGTAAAACCGGGATACATTAAATATAAAGATATAAGTGGTCCGGATGGAGTACCCGATGGGAATATAAACAATTACGACCGCACAATACTAGGTAATTCTACTCCACGATATGAATTCGGACTAACATTAGGTGGTGATTGGAAAGGTTTGGACTTCTCACTGTTTTTTCAAGGAGTGGGTAAAAAAGATGTCTATTATTCCGGTGCTGGCGCCCGTGCCTTATCAGGTAATTACACGATTTATCGCTATCAGTTGGATTACTGGACAGAAGACAATCCTAATGGAAAATTTCCGATATTACTTGAAGATCCCAACGGAACAAACCCAAACAATATGATATCGAGCTTTTGGGTGAAAAATGGAGCTTACTGTCGCTTGAAAAATATTGTGATT
The Bacteroides sedimenti genome window above contains:
- a CDS encoding AraC family transcriptional regulator, which produces MTKMKEGFKGERLVSLPEEILNNYKKIPLISNLYIRKIGFFPHVKYHHIQKDRGCDYAMLIYCTKGKGWYKILGKEYIVNQNQYIIIPPGIPYSFGADEMDPWTIYWLHFQGKLQDQFFPSSPHPVTIVANEHSRLQERLSLFEELYSSFSMGYIKEYMIYSSMCLYQFLASFVYIEQYRHIATPSQKTDSFSAQVIHYMNEYIHQKLTLKQLAGYFKYSTSHFSMLFQKETGVSPMEYFIHLKIQKACECIELTPLKLNEISVKLGFEEPAYFSRIFTKIMGMSPTEYRKRNR
- a CDS encoding ROK family protein; the protein is MYKDDKRVVMTLDAGGTNFVFSAICGGMEIINPIILPSNADNLDKCLQSLVTGFTEVKSQLSHAPIAISFAFPGPANYKEGIIGDLPNLPSFRGGIALGPFLEDKFGIPVFINNDGNLFAYGEALTGALPLINSKLEISGSKKRYENILGITLGTGFGAGVVIDGKLLLGDNGAGGDVWCFRNPEYPKYIIEESVSIRAVKRVYRELSGDESEKTPKEIFEIAEGERQGDREAAVKSFSKLGEAAGDAIATALTVIDGLVVIGGGLTGAAKYIIPSVIKVLNGDIEMMDGTVLPRMQMKAFNLDDDSEFALFAKGEGVKIKIPDTNKEIDYDPMKRVGVMISPYGTSHSISMGAYVYALNHLNV
- a CDS encoding RNA polymerase sigma-70 factor → MNKHNNIESFISGNMGAFESLYNTYVGKIFNYINSFIYDPDIAKDITQNTFLQLWDSRSNLDPNGNIEGYIYSISRNLLFREIRRLNIHMNYAIHVQEEMKEEEESGIEEKISRDMIEEQILSLLAELPESRRRIFMMRWSNGLSNKEIAEKLSISEKTVSTQIHRTVIFLKSKIGSALMTVISISSINL
- a CDS encoding class I mannose-6-phosphate isomerase, giving the protein MRKANYDKFPSTSIHGNIWKGWDEILKEIKNKANAKITDERSLIVVECYQGVLHHELTSALLTLGAALFVDTRDLFKSEDQIKQLTHRFLTDDRLFGYKTDFLSYDDYLDSNKVEVIQTYLKDQKGIIIVYGHGAIEVAKDADILIYADMARWEIQMRSRRKEIDGLGVNNREEEPSSHYKRGYFIDWNICDKLKKQLFGRIDYWLDTNKADEPKMIDAETMKNGLQKTAHKPFRVVPFFDPAPWGGQWMKEVCGLDKNQANYGWCFDCVPEENSLYLKVNGELFETPSNNLVFYQTRNLLGAPVEARFGQDFPIRFDFLDTMGGGNLSLQVHPTTQYIRDTFGMEYTQDESYYLLDADEGATVYLGLKTGVDPEEMITALNEAQETGKDFDVERYVNKWEAKAHDHYLIPAGTIHCSGAGAMVLEISATPSIFTFKLWDWGRLGLDGIPRPINITHGSQVIQWERQTEFVKENLINIVTQIATGEGWSEERTGLHENEFIETRRHWFTEKVEHDTHNGVNVINVIKGDELIVESPDNQFEPFIVHYAETFIVPACVGKYSIRPHGQSKGNYCGTLKAYIRFKE
- a CDS encoding FecR family protein, which codes for MAIKRIKHLIVNLLRGSSSVAERAEMAKWMSSEEAERDSKEAWESASEEIDSSLKNKIWDDIRLKINDAHSRPTSTRHIGRHRIYSITKVAAFIAVILCSTFAARYLYDNILGYDANAADNRYTFEVESGQKGSIQLADGTVVYLNAASKISYAGNYNSKNRVVKLDGEAYFKVAKNPDKKFIVTCNGVDIEALGTEFNVKAYSTDSLITTTLAKGKVKVSNKEHSVTLLPLGVATYNMKQQTIIKSTIDNIAIADFWRSGQLVFESVPLSSIAQTIERMYNVKVYIKDVKLKNMKFTGTIRNNSLNNVLEVISQSYPIMYTTNDSVITISAQKNNININKTKM
- a CDS encoding SusC/RagA family TonB-linked outer membrane protein, with product MKKNSLKVLKLLCLSVLLLITYPVNAQHSVSIQDKTIVQAIKIIERNTGYKFFYADNLPDFTKKVNFKVDDKPIETILYHLFKNTGITYVIKSQKQIILSEKTSQTSMDKPLSGQSNQSFTIRGKVKGNDGEELIGVPIMSDDGTVGTTTDINGNYELHLTSPTTLTCKYIGYTSVKIKVNKSEVRNITLKSSDVLLNDVVVVGYGTQKKINLTGSVQSINSEDILRRSVATGSAALQGVVPGLTAIQASGQPGADNASIKIRGLGSLNSATSPLVLIDGVEGDMDRIDLNSVESITVLKDAASASIYGSRASNGVILVTTKRGLEGKVKMSFNSYMGYNKPTTLPTPTSAIEYMQAVDVARANANQDPLYTQTIETYKNGGVDNINYYDTDWRKEVIKKQALIENYSLSISGGNDITKLFASAGYYAQDGLIDNNKFTRTSMRVNTDTKVNKWMKLGVDVGIRQSTAKSPVMDTPANIIGKALTMTPIMSGINADGTWGYGINGTNPIAMVQSGCVSNSTAPEYSARTTLSIDPFDGFNIFGAYTWKRSDSETNAFVKPYQVFENGVSKGEFPTTGSSKSEQRSKAVNKQYNLQGTYEKTFRKNYLKALLGFQSEELDYNYLIAGRKNFYYDGYEELVNGDISTATNSSSKYGWSMLSYFFRVNYAFADKYLFEVNGRYDGTSRFKKPHRWGFFPSVSAGWRISEEKFFEEAKKVVSNLKLRASYGELGNQAINGYYPYASSIGSSTSYGYWFDKSLASGVAQIQLANKAITWEKSKQINVGIDLGLFGNNLNATFDYYRKDITNMLQQFPVPLFVGITAPWENAGSMRNNGWELSLSWQDHIGNMNYYIKGNLSDVKNKVIDLYGKEYVGSTTVTREGEQYNSWYGYIADGYFQTREEINSSPVYGGNPNNVKPGYIKYKDISGPDGVPDGNINNYDRTILGNSTPRYEFGLTLGGDWKGLDFSLFFQGVGKKDVYYSGAGARALSGNYTIYRYQLDYWTEDNPNGKFPILLEDPNGTNPNNMISSFWVKNGAYCRLKNIVIGYTLPQSWTRKATLSKVRFYTSAQNLLTIKNDFYKGFDPENSIGSGASCYPLNKTFIFGLNVEF